One genomic region from Ptychodera flava strain L36383 chromosome 14, AS_Pfla_20210202, whole genome shotgun sequence encodes:
- the LOC139150611 gene encoding sodium-coupled monocarboxylate transporter 1-like produces MSTDAVPFGALDYVIFGLVLAVPVAMGLYQAFAKGGQHTTSRYLVADRTMRALPVAMSFLVSFMSPITFLGSPAEVYANGYMYSLGILSAFWAFPFFSAVLVPVYHGLKLNSSYEYLSLRFNNWLRLLASALFILREILYISFCLLGPALAFEAVSKTQLSPRGYDRSPTPVVLWRTAASA; encoded by the exons ATGTCGACCGATGCCGTGCCATTTGGAGCTTTGGACTATGTCATTTTTGGATTGGTGCTGGCTGTACCAGTTGCCATGGGATTGTATCAGGCATTTGCCAAAGGAGGTCAACACACTACATCTCG CTACCTTGTAGCTGATCGTACCATGCGCGCACTGCCGGTCGCCATGTCATTCTTAGTGTCCTTCATGTCGCCAATCACCTTCCTGGGAAGTCCTGCTGAAGTGTACGCCAACGGTTATATGTATTCCCTGGGTATTCTGTCAGCGTTCTGGGCCTTCCCTTTCTTTTCTGCCGTTCTTGTACCTGTTTACCATGGCTTGAAGCTGAATAGTTCTTATGAG TATCTGAGTCTTCGGTTCAACAATTGGCTACGTCTGTTAGCATCTGCTCTGTTTATCTTGCGTGAAATATTGTACATCTCTTTCTGCCTGCTAGGACCGGCACTGGCTTTCGAAGCAG tcagtaagactcagctttctccaaGAGGctatgaccgatcaccgacgccagtggtactgtggcgtacagcagcgtcagcgtag